A region from the Rhizobium sp. ARZ01 genome encodes:
- a CDS encoding argininosuccinate synthase, translating into MASPKQVKKVVLAYSGGLDTSIILKWLQTELGAEVVTFTADLGQGEELEPARKKAEMLGIKEIFIEDVREEFVRDFVFPMFRANAVYEGVYLLGTSIARPLISKHLIEIAKKTGADAIAHGATGKGNDQVRFELSAYALNPDIKIIAPWRDWSFKSRTHLLEFAEQHQIPVAKDKKGEAPFSVDANLLHSSSEGKVLEDPAVEAPEYVHMRTISPENAPDKATTIKVGFERGDAVSINGVRMSPATLLATLNNYGRDNGIGRLDLVENRFVGMKSRGVYETPGGTILLAAHRAIESITLDRGAAHLKDELMPRYAELIYYGFWFSPEREMLQALIDKSQEHVEGEVTLKLYKGNVMVIGRESPKSLYSDKLVTFEDDQGAYDQKDAAGFIKLNALRLRTLAARDRRG; encoded by the coding sequence ATGGCATCTCCCAAGCAAGTCAAGAAGGTCGTTCTCGCCTATTCGGGCGGTCTCGACACGTCGATCATCCTGAAATGGCTGCAGACCGAGCTCGGCGCTGAAGTCGTCACCTTCACCGCCGACCTCGGCCAGGGTGAGGAGCTCGAGCCGGCGCGCAAGAAGGCCGAGATGCTCGGCATCAAGGAGATCTTCATCGAGGATGTGCGCGAGGAGTTCGTCCGCGACTTCGTCTTCCCGATGTTCCGCGCCAATGCCGTCTATGAAGGCGTCTATCTGCTCGGCACTTCGATTGCCCGTCCGCTGATCTCCAAGCATCTGATCGAGATTGCGAAGAAGACCGGTGCGGACGCGATCGCGCATGGGGCCACCGGCAAGGGTAACGACCAGGTCCGCTTCGAGCTGTCTGCCTATGCGCTGAACCCGGATATCAAGATCATCGCTCCTTGGCGCGACTGGTCGTTCAAGAGCCGCACGCATCTGCTCGAATTCGCCGAGCAGCACCAGATCCCGGTTGCCAAGGACAAGAAGGGCGAGGCGCCGTTCTCGGTCGACGCCAACCTTCTGCACTCGTCCTCCGAGGGCAAGGTGCTGGAAGACCCGGCGGTCGAGGCACCGGAATACGTGCACATGCGGACCATTTCGCCGGAAAACGCGCCTGACAAGGCGACCACCATCAAGGTCGGCTTCGAGCGTGGCGATGCGGTCTCGATCAACGGCGTGCGCATGTCGCCGGCAACGCTGCTTGCGACGCTCAACAATTATGGCCGCGACAATGGCATCGGTCGTCTCGATCTCGTGGAAAACCGCTTCGTCGGCATGAAATCGCGCGGCGTCTACGAGACCCCCGGCGGCACGATCCTGCTTGCCGCGCACCGCGCCATCGAATCGATCACGCTCGACCGGGGCGCCGCACACCTCAAGGACGAGCTGATGCCGCGCTATGCGGAGCTGATCTACTACGGCTTCTGGTTCTCGCCCGAGCGCGAGATGCTGCAGGCGCTGATCGACAAGAGCCAGGAACATGTCGAGGGTGAAGTGACGCTGAAGCTCTACAAGGGCAACGTCATGGTCATCGGTCGTGAATCGCCGAAGTCGCTTTACTCCGACAAGCTCGTCACCTTCGAGGACGACCAGGGCGCCTACGACCAGAAGGACGCCGCCGGTTTCATCAAGCTGAACGCGCTACGCCTGCGGACTCTCGCTGCCCGCGACCGTCGCGGCTGA